The DNA region AATCTTTCTTGAATTTCTTATGATTTTTCCACTTGTTGGTTCATAAATTCCTGCCAAAATTTTTAACAATGTGCTTTTACCTGAGCCGTTTTTTCCAGTGATAGCTATAACTGCAGGATTTCTCCATCTGAAAGAAATGTTTTGTAAAATTGAATGTCCATCAATTTCTTTATTTAAATTTATCGCTTCAAAAATGACTTTTTCCATTCAACCACGACCTGTTCTTAAATAGTTTAGTACCCTACTTTTTAGAC from Pueribacillus theae includes:
- a CDS encoding ATP-binding cassette domain-containing protein, translated to MEKVIFEAINLNKEIDGHSILQNISFRWRNPAVIAITGKNGSGKSTLLKILAGIYEPTSGKIIRNSRKIGYVPEHFPEDLRXRGMVSRNFLWWE